In one Pseudomonas hydrolytica genomic region, the following are encoded:
- the hemL gene encoding glutamate-1-semialdehyde 2,1-aminomutase: protein MSRSEILFANAQKHIPGGVNSPVRAFRSVGGTPLFFKHAEGAYVVDEDDKRYVDYVGSWGPMILGHSHPDVLDSVRRQLQHGLSYGAPTALETEMAELVCSLVPSMEMVRMVSSGTEATMSAIRLARGYTGRDSIIKFEGCYHGHSDSLLVKAGSGALTQGVPNSAGVPAAFAKHTLTLPFNDIDAVAECLAQVGKEVACIIVEPVAGNMNCVPPAPGFLEGLREQCDKHGVVLIFDEVMTGFRVALGGAQAHYGVTPDLTTFGKIIGGGMPVGCFGGKRAIMECIAPLGPVYQAGTLSGNPLAMAAGLTTLKLISRPGFHTELSDYTTRMLDGLQQRADAAGIPFVTTQAGAMFGLYFSGADDIVTFADVMASDSARFNRFFHLMLEGGVYLAPSAFEAGFTSIAHGDKELEITFAAAERAFAELKKA, encoded by the coding sequence ATGTCCCGCTCCGAAATCCTCTTCGCCAATGCCCAGAAGCACATCCCCGGCGGCGTCAACTCGCCGGTGCGCGCCTTCCGCAGCGTCGGCGGCACGCCGCTGTTCTTCAAGCACGCCGAAGGCGCCTACGTGGTGGATGAAGACGACAAGCGCTACGTCGACTACGTCGGTTCCTGGGGCCCGATGATCCTTGGCCATAGCCACCCGGACGTGCTCGACTCGGTGCGGCGCCAGCTGCAGCACGGCCTGTCCTACGGCGCGCCGACCGCGCTGGAAACCGAGATGGCCGAATTGGTATGCAGCCTGGTGCCGTCGATGGAGATGGTGCGCATGGTCAGCTCCGGCACCGAGGCGACCATGAGCGCCATCCGCCTGGCCCGCGGCTACACCGGCCGCGACAGCATCATCAAGTTCGAGGGCTGCTACCACGGCCACTCCGACAGCCTGCTGGTCAAGGCCGGCTCCGGTGCCCTGACCCAGGGCGTGCCGAACTCCGCGGGCGTGCCGGCAGCCTTCGCCAAGCACACCCTGACCCTGCCGTTCAACGACATCGACGCCGTGGCAGAATGCCTGGCGCAGGTGGGTAAGGAAGTCGCCTGCATCATCGTCGAGCCGGTAGCCGGCAACATGAACTGCGTGCCGCCGGCGCCGGGCTTCCTCGAAGGCCTGCGCGAGCAGTGCGACAAGCACGGCGTGGTGCTTATCTTCGACGAAGTGATGACCGGTTTTCGCGTCGCCCTTGGCGGCGCCCAAGCGCACTACGGCGTCACTCCGGACCTGACCACCTTTGGCAAGATCATCGGCGGCGGCATGCCGGTGGGCTGCTTCGGCGGCAAGCGCGCGATCATGGAGTGCATCGCCCCGCTCGGCCCGGTGTACCAGGCCGGTACCCTGTCGGGTAACCCGCTGGCCATGGCCGCCGGCCTGACCACGCTGAAGCTGATCAGCCGTCCGGGCTTCCACACCGAGCTGAGCGACTACACCACGCGCATGCTCGACGGTCTGCAGCAGCGCGCCGATGCCGCCGGCATCCCCTTCGTCACCACCCAGGCGGGCGCCATGTTCGGCCTGTATTTCAGCGGCGCCGACGACATCGTCACCTTCGCCGACGTGATGGCCAGCGACAGCGCGCGCTTCAACCGCTTCTTCCACCTGATGCTGGAAGGTGGCGTGTACCTGGCGCCGAGCGCCTTCGAAGCGGGCTTCACCTCCATCGCCCATGGCGACAAGGAGCTGGAGATCACCTTCG